In the Verrucomicrobiales bacterium genome, one interval contains:
- a CDS encoding esterase-like activity of phytase family protein, whose translation MNSYSPELNRDRFLRRHASLGSLRAATVALSLYTQLHLAVDLSSAQQITGFAKLPGATFAAGPTSGQFIVGTNGVATPFVGQQPVQGFSGILDDGNGGYLVLTDNGFGAKANSADSLLRFHNVTVDFKTASGGSGTVVYKGNVTLSDPDRKINFPIVADQAFYPNGATNVPVDATITAGRLLTGADFDLESFRRAADGTFWFGEEFGPFLLHTDAQGKVLEAPIPLPGIQSPSNPLLGGQTANLPNSRGFEGMAISADGLKLYPILEGPLTTDPDQRKLIIFEFDTVTKSYTDRRLFYKMDSARARGNHIGDFSPVGQNKFVLTETDLADAPSGVKRLFLLDLNRVDSSGFVAKTLLVDLLRIPDPNHLASPVNEYPMPFSTIESLILTAADELLILNDNNYPFSAGRIPGVADNEEFIRIKFPQPLENIPVPGLFPTLTGQDPLVIGHRGAAGYRPDHTLAGYLLAIEMGADYIEPDLVSTKDGVLIARHEPMLGGTTDVGSHAEFADRKSTKMVDGVAVTDWFASDFTLAEIKTLRAIQPLGRRDQSFNGLYEVPTFTEVIELAKAQGALKARTIGIYPETKHPTFHDSLGLSLEEPLLAALTAAGWNTSNAPVYIQSFEVSNLRQLNQMTEVRLVQLIDADDVNADGSLSLVAPYAQPYDFVISGDPRTFADLLTPAGLDFVRTYADGVGPWKPYLLKTRIYDPNGDGMAEDRNGDGTVDIKDREIVGDTGVIAAAHRAGLVVHAFTFRDDASLYGFRDPISEYQAFFRLGVDGLFSDYTDTGVASRARLHQVGNVLAIEPLGHSPKGLRARVFTEGGKPVLIESSTTLAPTASWSSVMEVAPTMPVWELDLPLSGGSAGYYRLRVP comes from the coding sequence ATGAACAGCTACTCACCAGAATTGAATCGTGACCGTTTTCTACGCCGCCACGCTTCGCTCGGAAGCTTAAGAGCCGCGACCGTCGCTCTTTCACTCTACACGCAGCTCCACCTCGCCGTGGACCTTTCCTCGGCCCAACAGATCACCGGTTTCGCCAAACTACCGGGAGCCACGTTCGCCGCAGGACCCACTTCAGGTCAGTTCATCGTCGGTACCAACGGGGTGGCCACTCCCTTCGTCGGCCAACAGCCGGTGCAAGGCTTCTCCGGCATCCTGGATGACGGGAACGGCGGCTACCTGGTCCTCACTGACAATGGCTTCGGTGCGAAAGCCAATTCGGCCGACAGCCTGCTCCGTTTCCACAATGTCACCGTGGATTTCAAGACGGCCAGCGGTGGATCGGGCACGGTCGTTTACAAAGGAAACGTGACCCTCAGCGACCCTGACCGCAAAATCAACTTCCCCATCGTCGCCGATCAGGCGTTCTATCCGAACGGCGCCACCAACGTGCCCGTCGATGCCACCATCACCGCCGGACGATTGCTCACCGGAGCTGACTTCGATCTCGAATCGTTCCGGAGGGCTGCGGATGGCACATTCTGGTTCGGAGAAGAGTTTGGCCCTTTTCTCCTGCACACGGACGCCCAAGGTAAGGTCCTCGAAGCCCCGATTCCTCTACCAGGCATCCAATCCCCCAGCAACCCGCTCCTGGGCGGCCAAACAGCCAATCTCCCCAACAGCCGAGGCTTCGAAGGAATGGCCATCAGCGCGGACGGCTTGAAACTGTACCCCATCCTCGAAGGTCCCCTGACGACCGACCCAGACCAGCGAAAGCTGATCATCTTCGAGTTCGACACGGTGACCAAAAGCTACACCGACCGCCGACTGTTCTACAAAATGGACAGCGCACGTGCCCGGGGAAATCATATCGGTGACTTCTCCCCGGTCGGACAAAACAAGTTTGTGCTGACAGAAACCGATCTCGCCGATGCCCCCAGCGGGGTTAAGAGGCTCTTCCTGCTGGACCTCAACCGTGTTGACTCCTCAGGGTTCGTCGCGAAGACGCTTCTGGTGGATCTGCTCCGCATCCCGGACCCCAATCACCTGGCAAGTCCGGTGAACGAGTATCCGATGCCTTTCTCCACGATCGAAAGCCTGATCCTCACCGCCGCTGATGAATTGTTGATCCTGAATGACAACAACTATCCGTTTAGCGCCGGCCGGATCCCCGGAGTGGCGGACAATGAGGAGTTCATTCGTATCAAATTCCCTCAACCGCTCGAAAACATCCCGGTCCCGGGCCTCTTCCCTACCCTCACAGGCCAAGATCCCTTGGTTATCGGACACCGCGGCGCTGCGGGCTATCGGCCGGATCACACGCTTGCCGGATACCTCTTGGCCATTGAGATGGGGGCCGACTACATCGAACCTGATCTCGTCTCGACCAAGGACGGGGTGCTCATCGCCCGTCACGAGCCGATGTTGGGCGGAACCACGGATGTGGGCTCGCATGCGGAATTCGCGGATCGCAAGTCCACCAAGATGGTGGACGGCGTCGCGGTCACCGATTGGTTTGCCAGTGATTTCACGCTGGCGGAAATCAAGACCCTCCGTGCCATTCAGCCCCTGGGACGCCGGGATCAGAGCTTCAATGGTCTCTACGAAGTGCCCACCTTCACGGAAGTCATCGAACTCGCCAAAGCGCAGGGCGCCTTGAAAGCGCGGACAATCGGTATCTATCCGGAAACCAAGCACCCCACTTTTCACGACAGCCTCGGGCTTTCGCTGGAGGAGCCTCTGCTGGCAGCTCTGACGGCCGCCGGCTGGAACACCTCGAACGCACCGGTGTACATCCAATCGTTTGAGGTCTCGAATCTCCGTCAACTGAACCAAATGACCGAGGTCCGACTGGTTCAGCTGATCGATGCCGACGACGTCAATGCGGATGGGTCGCTCTCGCTGGTGGCGCCGTACGCCCAGCCTTACGACTTCGTGATCAGTGGCGATCCGCGCACCTTCGCGGATCTGCTGACACCAGCGGGACTGGACTTTGTCCGCACCTACGCCGATGGCGTCGGACCCTGGAAACCCTACCTGCTCAAAACGAGGATCTACGATCCGAATGGCGACGGCATGGCTGAAGATCGCAACGGTGACGGCACCGTGGATATCAAGGACCGAGAGATCGTGGGCGACACCGGTGTGATCGCGGCCGCCCACCGAGCCGGCCTGGTAGTTCATGCGTTCACGTTCCGGGATGACGCCAGCCTCTATGGCTTTCGGGATCCGATCTCCGAGTATCAAGCCTTCTTCCGCCTCGGCGTGGATGGGCTCTTTAGTGACTACACAGATACAGGGGTAGCGTCGCGGGCCCGGCTTCATCAAGTGGGCAACGTCTTAGCCATCGAACCCTTGGGTCACAGCCCCAAGGGATTGCGCGCCCGTGTCTTCACGGAGGGCGGGAAGCCGGTACTGATTGAGTCGAGCACGACTCTGGCGCCGACGGCTAGCTGGAGCTCGGTTATGGAAGTAGCTCCGACCATGCCTGTGTGGGAACTGGATCTACCACTGAGCGGGGGCTCGGCTGGCTACTATCGGTTGCGGGTGCCTTGA
- a CDS encoding zinc-binding dehydrogenase — MNTNEAEVLVFNGAGKPFELKRVPIPTLGRGETLIELSLSTICGSDLHTVDGRRNEPTPSVLGHEGVGRVVAIGEGVEAAWVGCRVTWSSAVGCGRCRTCCEWDLPQKCGQVFKYGHARFKPEDTLNGCYASHLILRAGTKMVRLPECVTDSMGAPANCALATMMASTEPLRETHDCALIQGAGLLGIYGCAILRRAGWKRVLVSEPNPERRKLVDAFGGEAFDPADSGQISAGSVDAVLEVSGNPAVVPEAVRVLRVGGHYGLVGMVHPDSALGLTGETIIRKCLTLRGTHNYASRHLEAAVAFLEASAEAMPWDTLVSPPLPLHDLSTAFELSATGQWPRVAVRP; from the coding sequence ATGAACACCAACGAAGCCGAAGTCCTGGTCTTCAACGGAGCAGGAAAGCCGTTTGAACTCAAACGGGTGCCTATTCCTACGCTGGGGCGAGGCGAGACACTGATCGAGCTGTCGCTCTCCACGATCTGCGGATCGGATTTGCACACGGTCGACGGCCGTCGCAACGAACCTACTCCTTCCGTCCTCGGCCATGAAGGGGTGGGCAGAGTGGTCGCGATCGGCGAGGGCGTCGAGGCAGCCTGGGTGGGCTGCAGGGTAACCTGGAGCTCGGCGGTCGGATGCGGCCGGTGCCGCACCTGTTGTGAATGGGATCTCCCTCAGAAGTGCGGCCAGGTTTTCAAATACGGCCACGCACGGTTCAAACCGGAGGATACACTGAACGGATGCTACGCCTCGCACCTGATTCTAAGAGCGGGAACCAAGATGGTTAGGCTACCAGAATGCGTGACAGACTCGATGGGCGCTCCCGCGAACTGCGCTTTAGCCACGATGATGGCCTCGACGGAGCCGCTCCGAGAGACACACGATTGCGCCCTGATCCAGGGCGCCGGCCTGCTCGGGATCTACGGGTGCGCAATTTTGCGCCGCGCCGGCTGGAAGCGCGTGTTGGTCAGCGAGCCGAACCCGGAGCGTCGCAAGCTGGTTGACGCCTTTGGCGGCGAGGCGTTCGATCCCGCCGACTCCGGTCAAATCTCTGCGGGTTCGGTCGACGCGGTGTTAGAAGTGAGCGGGAATCCTGCGGTGGTCCCCGAAGCAGTGCGAGTGCTGCGGGTTGGAGGACACTACGGCCTGGTGGGGATGGTGCATCCAGATTCAGCCCTCGGACTGACCGGGGAAACGATCATTCGCAAATGTCTCACCTTGCGAGGCACTCACAATTACGCCTCGCGTCATCTGGAGGCGGCCGTCGCCTTCCTGGAGGCAAGCGCTGAAGCCATGCCGTGGGATACTCTCGTATCGCCACCCCTGCCCCTCCATGACCTCTCTACCGCGTTCGAGCTAAGTGCCACGGGCCAATGGCCTCGGGTCGCGGTACGGCCGTAG
- a CDS encoding DNA-3-methyladenine glycosylase → MSDANSFPPLQLLPFRRDFYLPSARVVAPRLLGHYLLRVTPEGVMGGVVVEAEAYLHNDPACHAFAGPTARNRSMFGAPGRAYVYFIYGMHQCFNAVCGPEGRGEAVLIRALEATHGFELMQQRRPTRRVIDLTRGPAKLCQALGIDRSLDGVDLCSAESPVWIAENPARRSLLRRLGPIQRTPRIGISRAADLPLRFLLSRSEWVSHRHS, encoded by the coding sequence ATGTCTGACGCGAACTCCTTCCCGCCTCTCCAGCTCCTGCCATTCAGACGGGATTTTTATCTTCCCAGCGCCCGCGTGGTCGCTCCGCGATTGCTGGGGCATTACCTGCTAAGGGTTACCCCTGAGGGGGTTATGGGTGGTGTGGTGGTAGAGGCCGAGGCCTACTTGCACAACGATCCCGCCTGCCATGCGTTTGCGGGGCCCACGGCTCGAAATCGGTCGATGTTTGGGGCTCCCGGCCGCGCTTACGTCTATTTCATTTATGGCATGCACCAATGTTTCAACGCGGTGTGTGGGCCGGAGGGACGCGGGGAGGCGGTGCTGATCCGGGCTCTCGAGGCGACGCACGGGTTTGAGCTCATGCAACAACGCCGTCCAACTCGTCGGGTGATCGACCTGACTCGTGGTCCGGCGAAGTTGTGCCAGGCCTTGGGGATCGATCGCTCCTTGGATGGGGTGGATCTCTGCTCTGCGGAGTCGCCGGTCTGGATTGCTGAGAACCCGGCTAGGCGTTCTCTGCTTCGGCGGCTGGGGCCGATCCAGCGCACTCCACGAATTGGGATCTCGAGAGCTGCAGATTTGCCCTTACGATTTCTACTCAGCCGTTCTGAATGGGTCTCCCATCGACACTCGTAA
- a CDS encoding TRAP transporter large permease subunit translates to MSAEIPTVDPRNITGPWRWLREAENSLVVVALAAMTLLPLLEIVLRKVAQTGISNVSAIVQHLTLCVGVFGGALAARDQRLLSLSPISQWLKGQWKILASVLSQGWAAAICIFLCAASVDFLISQKGLGQELAYGVQKWWIQLVMPIGFGAVALRLVWHSGETAAVRLITLAIALAIAGVGRWGGIDPSKLMVPALVVLGFATVFGAPVFTTLGGAALILFWGHEEPLAVVPLKHYSLVTNSTLPSIPLFTLAGYFLAEGGASRRLVRVFQSWFGWFRGGPALVTALVCAFFTSFTGASGVTILALGGLLMPVLVAARYSERASLGLLTSAGSLGLLFPPCLPLILYVIVANTSAQADLTLQQIFLAGIGPGLLLVGLTAWWGIRQGPKDKSSDRTFSWNESRAALWEAKWEILVPVVALVALFSGWATPVEAAAVTTLYAFLTQAVIHRDLHWFRDVPRVMTECGLLVGGVLLILGVALGFTHWLIDAQVPDLLVEWVTTRIHSKWVFLLAVNLFLLVVGCLMDIFSAIVVVVPLLAPLAARFGIDPLHFGILFLANMELGFLTPPVGMNLFLASYRFQKSMAEVTRAVLPMLFVLIVGVLVITYFPPLTLWLPSLFKP, encoded by the coding sequence ATGAGCGCTGAAATCCCCACAGTGGACCCGAGGAATATCACCGGTCCTTGGCGATGGTTGCGCGAGGCGGAAAACTCGCTCGTGGTGGTTGCGTTGGCAGCAATGACGCTGCTGCCGCTTTTGGAGATTGTGCTTCGCAAAGTGGCGCAGACGGGCATCTCCAATGTCAGCGCGATCGTTCAACATTTGACGCTGTGTGTGGGGGTGTTTGGGGGGGCGCTGGCGGCCCGGGATCAGCGGTTGCTGTCGCTCTCGCCCATCTCCCAATGGTTGAAGGGCCAATGGAAAATTCTGGCGTCGGTGCTGAGTCAGGGCTGGGCCGCCGCCATTTGCATCTTTTTATGTGCTGCCAGCGTGGACTTCCTGATTTCGCAGAAAGGACTGGGGCAGGAGCTGGCCTATGGGGTTCAGAAATGGTGGATTCAATTGGTCATGCCGATTGGGTTTGGGGCGGTGGCGTTGAGACTGGTTTGGCACTCGGGTGAAACTGCCGCAGTGCGACTGATCACCTTGGCCATCGCTTTAGCGATTGCGGGGGTGGGTCGGTGGGGGGGGATCGATCCTTCCAAGCTGATGGTCCCGGCCCTGGTGGTGCTGGGATTCGCCACGGTCTTCGGTGCGCCCGTGTTCACGACCTTGGGCGGCGCGGCCCTGATTCTTTTCTGGGGGCACGAGGAGCCCCTGGCGGTGGTGCCCCTCAAGCACTATTCACTGGTCACGAATTCAACATTGCCGAGCATTCCGCTCTTCACTTTGGCTGGCTATTTCCTGGCAGAAGGAGGCGCTTCGCGTCGGCTCGTTCGTGTGTTTCAGTCATGGTTCGGGTGGTTTCGCGGAGGGCCCGCGCTGGTGACCGCCCTGGTCTGCGCCTTTTTCACATCGTTCACGGGCGCGTCGGGTGTGACGATCTTGGCCCTCGGCGGGCTGTTGATGCCGGTGCTGGTCGCGGCGCGTTACTCCGAGCGCGCGTCGCTGGGGCTGCTCACCAGCGCGGGATCTTTGGGGCTGCTCTTCCCTCCCTGCCTGCCGCTCATCTTGTACGTGATCGTGGCGAACACCAGCGCCCAGGCCGACCTGACTCTCCAACAAATCTTCCTGGCCGGAATCGGCCCCGGTTTGCTGTTGGTGGGGTTGACCGCTTGGTGGGGGATCCGACAAGGTCCCAAGGACAAATCCAGCGATCGCACGTTCAGTTGGAACGAAAGTCGAGCGGCGCTTTGGGAGGCCAAGTGGGAGATATTGGTGCCAGTGGTTGCTCTCGTCGCGCTTTTCAGCGGTTGGGCTACTCCGGTGGAGGCGGCTGCGGTCACGACGCTCTATGCGTTTCTGACTCAGGCGGTGATTCACCGCGATCTCCATTGGTTTCGGGACGTGCCTCGAGTCATGACGGAGTGTGGGCTTCTGGTCGGGGGTGTGCTGCTGATACTGGGAGTGGCTCTCGGTTTTACCCATTGGCTCATCGACGCCCAGGTGCCCGATCTGCTCGTCGAGTGGGTGACGACGCGCATCCATTCCAAGTGGGTCTTTCTGCTGGCCGTGAACCTCTTTTTGCTGGTCGTGGGATGCCTGATGGACATTTTCTCAGCCATCGTGGTGGTGGTGCCTTTGTTGGCTCCGCTGGCCGCCAGGTTTGGAATTGATCCCCTCCACTTCGGCATCCTGTTTCTGGCGAACATGGAACTCGGGTTCCTCACGCCGCCCGTGGGTATGAATCTGTTCCTCGCTTCCTATCGCTTTCAAAAGAGCATGGCCGAGGTGACTCGAGCGGTGTTGCCGATGCTGTTCGTGTTGATCGTGGGGGTGCTGGTGATCACCTACTTCCCCCCGCTCACCCTGTGGCTGCCGAGCTTGTTCAAGCCCTAG
- the dctP gene encoding TRAP transporter substrate-binding protein DctP has protein sequence MKSFRIGWILSLLCLCAGLPTSAAEKKVTLKLGTLAPSGTSYHKQLLQLRDKWQKVSAGSVQVIVYPDGRQGSEGEMVSAMTTGNLQAGLLTAAGLSQIEPAVVALQSMPMAFRSLEEVDFVTEKMRPMLESRMDAKGFVVLFWTDSGWVRFFSKQPVIQPDDLRKLKVFSWAGGKGEFEAWKAGRFNPVSLEPTEIFSSLGTGIITAAPMPPFFALATQIDTAAPFMLELNWAPLVGALVVRKESWLKIPEAIRAELLQSAAATGKEVKTLARAEGVESVVAMQKRKLTVHPVTPQNQALWEEAAEQIKDRIRGPVVPVEFYDAVHGHLKEFRSKPAAR, from the coding sequence ATGAAATCATTTCGAATCGGTTGGATTCTTAGCCTTCTGTGCCTGTGCGCGGGTCTGCCGACATCGGCCGCCGAGAAGAAGGTGACTCTCAAGTTGGGAACGCTGGCTCCCAGCGGGACATCGTATCACAAGCAGTTGCTCCAACTTCGGGACAAGTGGCAGAAGGTGTCCGCCGGATCGGTGCAGGTCATCGTGTATCCCGACGGTCGACAGGGTTCGGAGGGGGAGATGGTCAGTGCCATGACCACTGGAAATCTCCAAGCCGGGTTGCTGACAGCCGCCGGTTTGTCCCAGATCGAGCCCGCGGTGGTGGCGTTGCAGAGCATGCCGATGGCATTTCGATCACTGGAAGAGGTGGACTTCGTCACCGAGAAGATGAGGCCCATGCTCGAATCCCGCATGGACGCCAAGGGTTTTGTGGTTTTGTTCTGGACTGACTCCGGTTGGGTGCGGTTTTTTTCGAAGCAGCCGGTGATTCAGCCCGACGATTTGCGCAAGCTGAAAGTCTTTTCCTGGGCCGGCGGCAAAGGCGAGTTTGAAGCTTGGAAAGCGGGCCGCTTTAATCCGGTGTCCTTGGAACCCACCGAGATTTTCTCCAGCCTGGGAACCGGCATCATCACCGCGGCACCCATGCCTCCCTTCTTCGCCTTGGCCACTCAGATAGATACGGCCGCGCCCTTTATGCTGGAATTGAACTGGGCGCCCTTGGTGGGGGCGCTGGTCGTCCGCAAGGAATCGTGGCTGAAGATCCCGGAAGCCATTCGCGCGGAGCTGCTGCAGTCTGCCGCGGCCACTGGCAAGGAAGTGAAGACACTGGCGCGTGCCGAGGGCGTGGAGTCGGTGGTGGCGATGCAGAAGCGGAAGCTCACCGTCCACCCCGTGACACCCCAGAACCAGGCGCTTTGGGAGGAGGCTGCCGAGCAGATCAAGGATCGGATCCGCGGCCCAGTGGTTCCCGTTGAGTTCTATGATGCGGTGCATGGCCACTTGAAGGAGTTTCGATCCAAGCCGGCTGCTCGCTAG
- a CDS encoding neutral/alkaline non-lysosomal ceramidase N-terminal domain-containing protein has product MKHFRSLWIPLILALIELGCPPARCSAEPVWKAGLARRNITPTEPLWLSGYGSRDHTSEGTRLPLWGKVLALESADGQRAMIISLDVVGLDRETAQQVRQELQAKAGIQADRIAICSSHTHTGPVVGRNLDTMYFFSAEEGAKIKRYTHRLQEHLIQAGEEAVRNLTNAHLSWGVGWENFGVNRRNNPEPLVRAHRAAGKLRGPVDYDVPILRITDAQDQLTALIFGYACHATVLDDYLFSGDYPGFAQAELERRHPGVQAMFLAGCGADINPLPRRTPELAEAYGRRLAEAVLRTTEGVLTRLPPQLELGASEIELPYDTLPSRESLEEKAKSADKYVVAYAKKMLRELDSRAALPKSYPYPLSVWRLGGQLTWIALGGEVVVDYSLRLKRELGPGTWVSAYSHDVMAYIPSKRVWDEGGYEGGGAMIYYGLPTRWAGDAEERIIEAVKKLTPR; this is encoded by the coding sequence ATGAAACACTTCCGCAGCCTCTGGATCCCGTTGATCCTCGCCCTGATCGAGCTCGGATGCCCCCCGGCGAGATGCTCCGCCGAGCCGGTCTGGAAGGCAGGTTTGGCCCGACGAAACATCACCCCCACCGAGCCGCTCTGGCTCAGTGGCTATGGATCGCGTGACCACACGTCGGAAGGAACCCGGCTGCCGCTCTGGGGTAAAGTGCTCGCCCTGGAATCGGCCGACGGGCAGCGCGCAATGATCATCAGTTTGGACGTGGTCGGGCTGGACCGGGAAACCGCCCAACAGGTTCGGCAAGAACTCCAAGCCAAAGCTGGAATTCAGGCAGATCGGATCGCCATCTGCAGCTCCCACACCCACACCGGGCCGGTGGTAGGCCGCAACCTGGACACGATGTACTTTTTCTCCGCCGAGGAGGGTGCCAAGATCAAACGTTACACCCACCGCCTGCAGGAACATTTGATCCAGGCCGGCGAGGAGGCCGTTCGAAATCTGACCAACGCACACCTATCCTGGGGCGTCGGCTGGGAAAATTTCGGCGTGAACCGGCGAAACAATCCCGAGCCCTTGGTGCGAGCTCATCGGGCTGCGGGTAAATTGAGAGGGCCGGTCGACTATGATGTGCCAATCCTCCGGATCACCGATGCCCAAGATCAACTCACCGCGCTGATCTTCGGCTACGCCTGCCATGCCACCGTCCTGGATGATTATCTCTTCTCCGGAGACTATCCCGGATTCGCTCAAGCCGAGCTGGAGCGCCGTCACCCGGGAGTTCAGGCGATGTTCTTAGCCGGCTGCGGAGCCGACATCAATCCCCTGCCGCGACGCACCCCGGAGTTGGCCGAAGCCTACGGACGTCGGCTGGCCGAAGCGGTGCTTCGCACCACTGAAGGGGTGCTGACGCGTCTGCCGCCTCAACTGGAGTTAGGCGCCTCCGAAATCGAACTCCCGTACGACACCCTCCCCTCCAGAGAATCGCTGGAGGAGAAGGCCAAATCGGCTGACAAATACGTGGTGGCCTACGCCAAGAAGATGCTCCGAGAACTGGACAGCCGCGCAGCGCTTCCCAAGAGCTACCCGTATCCCCTCTCCGTCTGGCGACTGGGCGGCCAACTCACGTGGATCGCCCTCGGCGGCGAAGTGGTGGTGGATTATTCACTGCGTTTGAAACGAGAACTGGGACCCGGCACCTGGGTATCGGCCTACAGCCACGATGTCATGGCGTACATCCCCTCGAAACGGGTCTGGGATGAGGGTGGCTATGAGGGCGGCGGAGCCATGATCTACTACGGCCTCCCCACCCGCTGGGCCGGCGACGCCGAAGAGCGCATCATCGAAGCGGTGAAGAAGCTCACGCCGAGGTAG
- the ppk1 gene encoding polyphosphate kinase 1: MKSYGPKHFINRELSWLEFNQRVLDEALEKRNPLLERVKFFCITCSNLDEFFEVRVAGVKQQIESDVVERSVDGLTATETFRAVQRRVRRMVEDQYRCWREDLVPALEAEGIRFLDPSQLDSQDSQWLEQYYFNQVRPVLTPLAIDPAHPFPQLLNKSLNTIVQLEMAQAGQVLKHMAVVQTPRVLPRLVKLPREEGHSQDYVFLGRLIGHFLADLFPGTRILGYWQFRVTRNSELYIDEEDVDNLLHAVENELHNRRRGDAVRLEVEQDTPQDMRHALLGTLHLTEEDLYVIDGPLNPTRLMAICEGDHSPELRFAPFVAPLSAALRDESDLFSALRQRDVLLHHPYEHFESVIALLEQAAVDPSVLAIKTTLYRTGGDTRIVGALMRAVQNGKQVTAVVELRARFDEANNIQWARQLEEAGVHVVYGLVGYKIHAKMTLIVRNDEDGIRRYVHVGTGNYNATTARFYTDLGLMTSRVDYGEDVTNLFNLLTGVCQFQETRKLLVAPFQLHSRLLELIHREADHARKGLVSGIVAKMNSLVDRQIIEALYEASRAGVKIELIVRGICCLRPGVKGVSENIRVRSLVGRFLEHSRIIAFENACQPEVYLGSADWMPRNFFRRIEVVFPVEDGNLADRVRNEILKTMLEDTARTHFLESDGSYRRAASRSRKVKTERDSQRDFMSMSLAASAGTAEAKAKAKGRSGKRRYPQVKLAPRPAGLKKR, from the coding sequence ATGAAATCCTACGGACCCAAGCATTTTATCAATCGGGAGCTGAGCTGGCTGGAGTTTAACCAGCGGGTTCTCGATGAGGCCTTGGAGAAGCGGAATCCCCTCCTGGAGCGGGTTAAGTTTTTCTGCATCACCTGCTCCAATCTCGACGAGTTCTTTGAGGTGCGTGTGGCGGGGGTCAAGCAGCAGATCGAGAGTGATGTTGTGGAGCGTTCCGTCGATGGCCTCACGGCTACCGAGACCTTTCGCGCGGTGCAGCGGCGGGTGCGTCGCATGGTGGAGGATCAGTATCGTTGTTGGCGTGAAGACCTGGTTCCGGCGCTGGAGGCGGAGGGTATCCGTTTTCTGGATCCGTCGCAGCTGGACAGCCAGGACTCTCAATGGCTGGAGCAGTACTACTTCAACCAGGTCCGTCCCGTTCTGACCCCCCTGGCGATCGATCCGGCGCATCCGTTCCCGCAACTGCTCAACAAATCCCTCAACACCATTGTTCAGTTGGAGATGGCCCAGGCGGGGCAGGTGCTGAAGCATATGGCCGTCGTTCAGACCCCGCGCGTGCTTCCCCGGTTGGTGAAGCTGCCTCGCGAGGAAGGGCACTCGCAGGATTATGTCTTTCTGGGAAGGTTGATCGGGCATTTTCTTGCCGACCTATTTCCCGGCACACGTATCTTGGGTTATTGGCAGTTTCGAGTGACGCGGAATAGCGAGCTCTACATTGACGAGGAGGATGTGGACAACCTACTCCACGCGGTGGAGAACGAATTGCACAACCGGCGGCGAGGCGATGCGGTGCGTTTGGAGGTGGAGCAGGATACGCCCCAGGACATGCGCCATGCGTTGTTGGGAACACTTCACCTGACGGAAGAGGATCTCTACGTCATTGACGGCCCGCTGAATCCGACGCGCTTGATGGCGATCTGTGAGGGGGATCATTCGCCGGAGCTGAGGTTTGCCCCCTTTGTGGCTCCCCTCTCTGCGGCGCTTCGTGACGAGTCCGATTTATTTTCGGCTCTGCGGCAGCGCGATGTTCTGCTGCATCATCCCTACGAACATTTCGAGAGTGTGATCGCTTTGCTCGAGCAGGCGGCGGTCGATCCGAGCGTGCTGGCGATTAAGACCACGCTGTACCGAACCGGTGGCGACACCCGCATTGTGGGCGCCTTGATGCGCGCGGTGCAAAATGGCAAGCAGGTCACAGCGGTGGTGGAGTTGCGGGCCCGTTTTGATGAGGCGAACAACATTCAATGGGCACGGCAGCTTGAGGAAGCTGGGGTCCATGTGGTTTATGGGCTGGTGGGATACAAGATCCACGCGAAGATGACGCTCATCGTGCGGAACGACGAGGATGGCATTCGGCGCTACGTGCATGTCGGGACGGGCAACTACAATGCGACTACCGCCCGGTTCTACACCGACCTCGGACTGATGACCAGCCGTGTTGATTACGGGGAAGACGTCACCAATCTATTCAACCTCCTGACGGGTGTTTGTCAGTTTCAGGAAACCCGGAAATTGTTGGTGGCTCCCTTTCAGCTGCATTCGAGGCTGCTGGAGCTGATTCATCGAGAGGCCGATCATGCTCGAAAGGGGTTGGTCTCCGGGATCGTGGCCAAGATGAATTCCCTGGTGGATCGCCAGATTATTGAGGCGTTGTATGAGGCCTCCAGGGCCGGGGTGAAGATCGAGCTGATTGTTCGGGGAATCTGCTGTTTGCGGCCCGGGGTGAAAGGGGTGAGTGAGAACATTCGCGTGCGCAGTCTGGTGGGGCGCTTTCTCGAGCATAGCCGGATCATTGCCTTCGAGAACGCCTGTCAGCCGGAGGTGTACCTGGGCAGTGCCGACTGGATGCCGCGAAATTTCTTTCGTCGTATCGAAGTGGTTTTCCCCGTCGAGGACGGCAATTTAGCGGATCGCGTCCGCAACGAGATCTTGAAGACCATGTTGGAGGACACGGCGCGGACTCATTTTCTCGAATCGGACGGTTCGTATCGGCGGGCGGCTTCGCGTTCACGCAAAGTGAAGACCGAACGCGACTCGCAGCGCGATTTCATGTCGATGTCGTTGGCTGCATCCGCCGGAACGGCGGAAGCCAAGGCGAAGGCCAAGGGACGATCCGGCAAGCGGCGTTACCCGCAAGTGAAGCTCGCCCCCCGACCGGCCGGACTGAAGAAGCGGTGA